Proteins encoded together in one Bosea sp. (in: a-proteobacteria) window:
- a CDS encoding zincin-like metallopeptidase domain-containing protein codes for MSRYDRRARTGADRANLYDEITDKIIAELEAGRVPWVQPWGTSVAKAPLGLPRNAATSRSYSGINVLILWGAVIEHGFPGQGWLTFRQALSLGGHVRKGERGTTVVYADRFTPEDEKRRAFEAGEEAQAIPFLKRFTVFNTAQCDGLPDDIEATVPPPPPGMIEPQVEALIKATGIDFRIGGNRAFYVPSLDYVQVPPPVAYFEPINWHRTALHELGHASGAAHRLNRNLSGSFGSKLYSVEEITAELISAFCCASLGIVPTVRHADYIGSWLEVLREDNRAIVRAASQASKAADWLLSFLSDAERLPDTDDMRSAA; via the coding sequence ATGTCCAGATATGATCGCCGCGCGCGCACCGGCGCCGACCGGGCGAACCTCTACGACGAAATCACCGACAAGATCATCGCAGAGCTGGAAGCCGGCCGCGTGCCGTGGGTCCAACCCTGGGGCACCTCAGTAGCCAAAGCCCCGCTCGGCCTGCCGCGCAACGCCGCGACCTCGCGCAGCTACAGCGGCATCAATGTCCTGATCCTCTGGGGCGCCGTCATCGAACACGGCTTCCCCGGCCAGGGTTGGCTCACCTTCCGCCAGGCTCTGTCGCTCGGCGGCCATGTCCGCAAAGGCGAGCGCGGCACCACCGTCGTCTATGCCGACCGCTTCACGCCGGAGGACGAGAAGCGCCGCGCCTTCGAGGCCGGCGAGGAAGCGCAGGCGATCCCGTTCCTCAAGCGCTTTACGGTGTTCAACACGGCGCAATGTGACGGCCTGCCCGACGACATCGAGGCGACCGTGCCTCCGCCGCCGCCCGGCATGATCGAGCCCCAGGTCGAGGCGCTCATCAAGGCGACCGGCATCGACTTCCGCATCGGCGGCAACAGGGCGTTCTACGTGCCGTCTCTCGACTATGTGCAGGTTCCGCCGCCGGTCGCCTATTTCGAGCCGATCAACTGGCACCGGACGGCGCTGCACGAACTCGGTCACGCCAGCGGCGCAGCACATCGGCTGAACCGGAATCTCTCCGGCTCCTTCGGCTCGAAGCTCTATTCGGTCGAGGAAATCACGGCCGAGCTGATCTCGGCCTTCTGCTGCGCTTCGCTCGGCATCGTCCCGACCGTGCGCCATGCCGACTATATCGGATCGTGGCTGGAGGTGCTGCGCGAGGACAATCGCGCCATCGTCCGCGCCGCCTCGCAGGCGAGCAAGGCGGCGGACTGGCTCCTGTCCTTCCTGTCGGATGCCGAGCGTCTTCCCGACACGGACGACATGCGGAGTGCCGCGTGA
- a CDS encoding dihydrofolate reductase family protein, with protein sequence MGLLTFSINVTLDGCVDHQEGIADDETHAFFTRLMDESGAMLWGRVTYEMTEGYWPAVARGDEEAPPAIREWAVKLDAKPKYVASSTRSVFPWNNSHHIAGDLRTGVQRLKDATPAGVLLGSGKLAAELDRLDLIDEYQFLVHPRIAGHGPTLYRSGLPGTRRLELISAAPLGNGAVAMHYRRAR encoded by the coding sequence ATGGGACTATTGACCTTCAGCATCAACGTCACCCTCGATGGCTGTGTCGACCATCAGGAGGGAATTGCCGACGACGAGACGCACGCCTTCTTCACCCGCCTTATGGACGAGAGCGGGGCGATGCTGTGGGGGCGCGTCACCTACGAGATGACGGAGGGCTACTGGCCGGCAGTCGCCCGCGGAGACGAGGAGGCGCCGCCGGCGATACGTGAGTGGGCGGTGAAGCTGGATGCCAAGCCGAAGTACGTGGCGTCGTCGACGCGAAGTGTCTTCCCGTGGAACAACAGCCACCACATTGCCGGCGACCTGCGAACGGGCGTGCAAAGGCTCAAGGACGCAACCCCGGCCGGCGTGCTCCTCGGTAGCGGCAAGCTCGCGGCGGAACTGGACCGGCTGGATCTGATCGACGAATACCAGTTCCTCGTCCACCCAAGGATCGCCGGCCATGGCCCGACCCTCTACCGGAGCGGATTACCCGGTACGCGACGGCTCGAACTGATCTCGGCCGCGCCGCTCGGCAACGGCGCTGTCGCCATGCATTACCGGCGC